The genomic segment ACGAAAGGAATGCTTTAAAGTTTATGGTTGTTGGTTGATAGTTGTTAGCCATCAACCAATAACCATCAACCAACAACTAAATAGAATGAAAATAGTAATTATAAATTACGGAGCAGGAAATATTCAAAGCATTATGTTTGCTATTGAAAGGCTGGGGTTTAAAGCCATTTTAAGTAATGACCGTGAAGAAATTAAATCGGCTGATAAAGTTATTTTTCCTGGCGTTGGTGAGGCGAGTTCGGCAATGACAAAACTTCGTGAAAGCGGTTTGGATAACCTAATTCCGAATTTGAAACAGCCTGTTTTAGGAATTTGTCTTGGAATGCAGTTAATGTGTAATAAAACCGAAGAAGGAAATACCAAAGGTTTAGGAATTTTTGACGTTGATGTTTTGAAATTTTCCAACAACGTAAAAGTGCCTCAAATGGGATGGAATCAGATTTATGATTTGAAAACCGATTTATTTAAAGATGTTTCTGAAAATGAATTTATGTATTTAGTTCATAGTTTTTACGCACCAAATTGCGAATTTGCTGTAGCAAAAACCAATTATGATGTTGAATACGCATCTGCATTGCAAAAAAACAATTTCTACGGAACACAATTTCATCCAGAAAAAAGCGGGGATGTTGGGGAAAAGATTCTGAGGAACTTTCTTAAATTAAATTCCAAAATTTAAATTCCAAAGTCCAATTTTAAATATCAAAATTCAAAAATTCAATAAAAATATTAATCGATTTTGGAGAATCAAAAATCTAAAATCGTTTATCTAAAATCTAAAATTAAATGCGAATAATACCAGCCATAGATATCATTGAAGGAAAATGCGTTCGTTTGTCCAAAGGTGATTATGATACCAAGATAATTTACAATGAAAACCCGCTTGAAGTGGCGAAATCATTTGAAGCGCACGGAATTGAATATCTGCATTTAGTAGATTTAGACGGTGCAAAATCAAGCAAAATTGTCAACTATAAGATTTTGGAACAAATTGCAACGCAAACAAGTCTGAAAATTGATTTCGGTGGCGGATTAAAATCAGATGATGATTTGAGAATTGCTTTTGAAAGCGGTGCCAACCAAATTACCGGCGGAAGTATTGCTGTAAAAAACAGAACCATTTTCGAAAAATGGATTTCAGAATATGGTTCAGAAAAAATCATTTTAGGCGCTGATGCAAAAGATGAAAAAATAGCGGTTTCGGGTTGGCTAGAAGAGTCAAATGAAGATTTAGTTCCGTTTATTCAGGATTATCAATCGAAAGG from the Flavobacterium sp. genome contains:
- the hisH gene encoding imidazole glycerol phosphate synthase subunit HisH, coding for MKIVIINYGAGNIQSIMFAIERLGFKAILSNDREEIKSADKVIFPGVGEASSAMTKLRESGLDNLIPNLKQPVLGICLGMQLMCNKTEEGNTKGLGIFDVDVLKFSNNVKVPQMGWNQIYDLKTDLFKDVSENEFMYLVHSFYAPNCEFAVAKTNYDVEYASALQKNNFYGTQFHPEKSGDVGEKILRNFLKLNSKI
- the hisA gene encoding 1-(5-phosphoribosyl)-5-[(5-phosphoribosylamino)methylideneamino]imidazole-4-carboxamide isomerase, with the translated sequence MRIIPAIDIIEGKCVRLSKGDYDTKIIYNENPLEVAKSFEAHGIEYLHLVDLDGAKSSKIVNYKILEQIATQTSLKIDFGGGLKSDDDLRIAFESGANQITGGSIAVKNRTIFEKWISEYGSEKIILGADAKDEKIAVSGWLEESNEDLVPFIQDYQSKGMQYVICTDIAKDGMLQGPSFDLYSKILAKAKGVKLIASGGISTFDELPKLAELGCEGTIIGKAIYEGRITLKQLENYILNK